The following DNA comes from Chitinophaga nivalis.
TTTTATCCGCACGTGCTAATTGCATATCAGTAATAGCACGCGCGATACGTCCATTACCATCATCAAAAGGATGCAGTGTTACAAACCAAAGATGTGCAATAGCTGCTTTTATTACAGGGTCTATCTTTTCATGGGTATTAAACCAATTTAAAAAGAGGTTCATTTCTTTTTGAAGGATATCTGAATCAGGCGCCTGAAAATGTATTTTCTCCCTACCCATACCTCCTGAAACAACCTGCATTGGATCATCCTTGCTGTTATTTCGCCATGTTCCCACTACAATTTTATGTATACCACTGTATCCCGTTGGAAATAAAGCAGCATGCCATCCAAAAAGACGCTCATCAGTTAAGGCTGTATCATAGTGTTGAGTGGCGTCCAACATCATTTCAACCACGCCATCAACGGCTCTATCGGCTGGAATCAGCCCTGCCACTTCTATTCCCAGGCGTCGCGCAATGGAAGATCGGACCTGATCATGATCCAGTATTTCACCTTCAATTTCGCTCGACTTCAGTACGTCTGTTGTCAATGTTTGCAAGAGTGCTTCTTCCCGCAAAGAAAATCCCAGATTTTCCATTTGTCCCAAGAGTCTCCCCTGTTTATGACGTACTTCTCCCAAGGACGCGCTAATTATTTCGCTGTCCCATTGAAAATCTGGCCATTCTTTAAGCTGATAGATAAACATTCTACGCACATTATGCGGTGAATATAGAATATATTCGCCGCACCTACAAATCTTTCTACGCATTTCATGCGGAGAATAAAATTACATTTATCATTAAAATATTGATAATCAATTGTTTTTATTAATTATCAATTTTCAATCACAACAATAACATGCCTATAAATATGTAAGTGTCTGCTTGGGGGGGAATCAATCTAAAAATTGCCAGGAGAACAGATATCGCAATTAGTAATCAACTTCTCCTGTTTCTATTTCTCCCACTTTATATCCCAACATGCTCGTTGCAACTTTCTTAATTTCTTTACCCCAGATTGCCCATTCGGATGCATCCATCAATCCTGAGAACTGGATTCCGCCCGGCTCAACAGAGACTAAAATATGTTTCTCATTTTCATTAAAACTAAACCAATAAGGTATTCCTGCTTCACCATACTCGCCTCCCCTACCATGTCCTATCCAGCCATCAAGTTGTTCGTATACCTGCGATAATTTATTCCAAATTGCTTCCGGCGCATCATACCTGATGTTCAACCTCATTTCCTGATGGGTCATAGCGATGATTTTTCAGATACCAATGTAGACTTTCGATGTGATATAATAGCTATTCCGGAATCAGATTTATCATCATCCGGAATAGGATAAGTCTTCTCTCTCTCTTCTTTTTTGCGCTAAATAGTTTCGAATGGAGTCCCCTGTTTACCCTGAACAGATACAGTATATTTTGAAGCCCATGAAAATAAAAACGCCGACACTGACCATACAGAAGTAGCTATATTTGTAGCTGTAAAACAGCCATGAAAGCATTAGACAATTTCTATCTGAAACTAGACGAGCCAATCAGGGCTACCTTTCTTGCCCTGCAGGAAATTATTATGTCCGTAGACAAAGACATTACGCATGAATTGAAATATGGCATGCCTTTTTTTTGTTATAAAGGCAAGATGTTTTGTTATTGCTGGACGCATAAAAAGTACCTGCAGCCCTATATCGGCATTGTGGAAGGCAAACACTTTGAGCAATCATTTCTAATACAGGAGAAGCGCTCAAGAATGAAAATAATGTTGATTGATCCGGCAAAAGACCTCCCTGTCAAGAGAATAAAATCAATTATTCAGCAGGCATTGCAATTATATAAAAGTGGTATTATCAACATAAAAAAACATTGAATCCGCTATAAAAACTAACAGGCTTTCAGGCATACACCTGAAAGCCTGTTGATTTATCGACAGATCAACTACATAACCGGTTTCCGCAATACTTCAATCAAACTATTAATACCTGATTTCCCAAATCCCTGCGCTACCGCAGCATCACTCAGGTTAAAAATCATTTCCGGCAACGTTGTATTAATACCAGCTTCCCGGCTGGCTTTCAGCACATGTTCGGTACCGGCTCTCAGCATGACCATATTATTTTCCGCGCCGCTGTAAGTTCTTTCATCCGTTTCCCGGCTGGTAGCTGATTCCGCCAGCAATACCGGCATGAATTGCATGAAATTATGTAGATAAGGTTCAAAAGCAGCCGCTGTGATGCCGGCAGACTGCATCAGGGCGATGGCATGTAATAAACCGGCTACTGACGCATACATGTAATCGAGCAGCCCCTGATAATACAACATGGCCAAACGGGGATCTTCACCCCGGAAATCAGTAGCCGTCATCACCGATAATACCGCCTGATAGCGATCAAAAATGGTTTTCTTCCCACTATAGAATGTATATATTTCCGGGCCTTCCTGCCCGATATACGGCGGTGGCACCATAATACCGCCTGAGAGAAAGTAAGCTCCCAGGTTGGCAGCCCAGTCTGCCGCGGCAGCTACAGTACCGGGTGAGTCGGAACTCATATTCACGATAGTCTTTCCTTTCAATTCTGCTTTTGCAGGCTCCAGTACGGAATACATCGTCGCATATTCCGTCAGGCTGATGATCAGCAGCTCATTGGCCTTTACAGCAGCCGTAATATCCGGCGCCAGCACCACGCCCTTTTCAATTAACTGCGCCGCCTTTTCAGGTGTACGGTTCCACACCGTTACCTGATATCCTTTATGCAGATAAGCCGCAGCCATCGCCCGGCCCATAGGTCCCAGTCCGATTACCGTCAATGCTCCTGCATCTTTTGCTTTGTTTTCCATGGTGTTACATTTACACTGTAAATTAGAACAGGAGGCTTCAAAGCAGCTTTGCAGTTGTCGGAATTAACTTTGAGAATGTAGGAAAATGAATCAGGACTGCCGGTATTTCAGGGGATTGATGCCAGCATGCTTTTTAAAAAAGGCGGAGAAATAATCAGGATTTTCGACATGCAGGGCATCCGCAATTTCCGAAATGGTAAGACTGGTTTGACGCAACAATGATTTCGCATGATGGATGCGGGCATTATGAATGACCTGCAAAGCCGTTCTACCGCTGATATTCTTAATCGTAGCGGAAAGATGTCTGATCGTCAGGTGCATCTGGTCTGCATACCATTTAACGCCGGATTGTTGCAGGGAGTGTTGTTGCACCAGATTCATGAACACATTATATATTTCCTGCGGCCTGTTGGTGGCCGCTCCGGTAGCCGGATCTGTGCCGGCGTATTTCTGCGCCAGCAGGAGTAAAATCTGTAAATAATGCTGGATGATTGCCCTGCTGAATAAGTTATGCTCTTCTTCATATTCCTCCTGCATCTTTTTGAAGAGTGCCATAAATGCATCCGCTGCATCATTTGTTAGCACCATTTCAGGATGGTTGAAGTAATTGGATAAAAAAACTTCCTGCTGTTTGTAAGATCCCGTTGCCGCGATATGCAGGAATTCCGGTGTAAACAGGATCGTGAAACCATTGAAGGAAGACGTTTCATCCGCATCGCAGGCCTGCAATCTGTAGGGATTGACAAAAAAAAGTTTATTACCTTCTCCTGAAAAATGATAATGATCCAGCTTCACCGGATGCCCTTCCTGCTGAAAAGTGATTTCAAAAAAATGTTTCCGGTATGGAATATCGCTTAGGCAGTTATATACTTTCACATCTTCCCATTGAAAAATAACGAAGTCTTTAAACCGCATTTTTATATCAATGGCAGATGCCGTGAGAAAACCGGAAATATCTTTGTAATTGTTAATGGCGGACATATGGCAGATGTTAACAACTGTTGGTGGATCAATGAGATGGCAGGATTATATCAATTCGTATAATATTATTTATTTCAACCTCCTAACACAAATCCCATCATCTACTCATAACGAAAATAACAAAAAATAAATTGCCGGGGCGGAGATGAATACAGCTAGGTCTGGTTAACCCTATTAGCTCATCCTGTTGAGCAAATGGAATCCGGGGCAGAGATGAACGTACAGAAAAATATTTCGTGAAAAATTGATTGTCTTTACGAAGAAACTGCTCATCCCCCGCCCAAAACGAGCAAGGTAGATGAGCAGTTATCTATTTCATTTCCTTATATAGGTAGTATTTACCACACCCTGTCGGGATGAAAAAACATACGGGATTTTTCTAATGGCCTCTCACTGTATTTAATGAAGTAAGGTAGCACTAAACCCTTTTCACCGGCAATAGGGAAAGACATCCCGAATAAAGATAGTTTACTCAGTGCTTCGCTATCCTGAAAAGCCCACTGATCAGTAGTTCCTGCCTTGGTAAAATAAATGAAGGCATTCCTTAATACACTTTTATTATCAAAATTTACTGGTGCCACATAATCGATATACACCCATTTTCCCGGCTGCACATTTTTTACCAGGTATTCCCGGTATTCCTTCCCGCTACTTCCATCCTTTCTATACAGGAACATATCCACTGGCGTGTTCTTATCTATCCCATATAAATAAAAACCCAGCTTATTAGTAGCAGCATCCGGCGCAGGTTCATTCAGCGCCAGTTCCTTACCATCTATATAAATAAAGTTAAAATAGGCTTTAGTACCTGTGGCAGGTAAAGGCTGGCTTAAAACAACTTTCCCGGTAGTCCGATCTGTAAGGGTCATCTGGCCATGCAACTGTGCAGTGCGATAGATATATGTTGCCTCAAATCCTGTTATAGATGCCGATCGGATAATAAATTTACCATTAGATACATACTGACTATATTTCGTTGTATCTATCGCTACTTCCCACTCATGCTCACTACCATTATATCCGTTAACCACCACATGTATGGCCTTTTCCACTTCCTGTTCCTCCTTATTACAGGCTGTCAGTAAGGCAAGCAACAGCGCCATGATGCCCGTCTTTTTCATATAGTATTTTACAGCTTTCATTGTCCGCTATTTTTATAATTCAAAATCTTTAATAAATCTGATGCTGTTTCCCAGTGAGCTTTCCTTAAATATATACATCGTGGAAGACATCACGGGTGTCAGTGGCGTAGGAGCACTTGACGAGGTGGCATGCCAGGTGTAGCCCGTTCCTTCTGTATAAAACTCATTAGTGCCGGCTTTGTATATGTAAGCCTTAAATAGCACCGCAGTGGGCTGTCCGTTATACTGCTGGCCGGTAACCTGGAAAGTGGATATAGTTACCGACTTACTGAATTCATAGGGTTTTACATTTTTAATCCGGGTGATCTCTTCAAATACCTTTGGTATGAAATAATACTTGCCCAATACGATATCTACCGGTTGGGTATAATTGGTAAGGGTAGGCATAAACAGGTAGCTGACTGTAATCTTACCACTTTCCGGCTCCGGTTTTTCCGGCAAATCACCTGCTTTTCCATGCATATAAAATAAGTTGATGGTAGTCGGACCTGCTTCTTTTTTTATTTCTCTTTCCATCACCTGTTTTCCTGTATTGCGCTCTGTGATCCGGAGCATCGAAGTTTGCTGATTAACCGGAAACGTATAAGGTTCCAGATAATAAAAAATGCCAGTCGGCAATGCTTCCCTACCTTTCGTTGTATCTATTTTTATTTCCAGCTCTTCGCCGCTCCCATTATAGCCTTTCACAATAACAGGTACCATGTCCATCTTATAAATAAAATCGTCTTTCCCTTTGTTACAGGCAGCCAATACACACAGGAAGACACTTGTTAGCAGGGTATAAAATATATTTTTGATCATCATCGTTTTTGATTTTATGATAGTCAGATAAAAAATCAGAATGAATAGGAAACAGATAGGCTGAACGATGCACCAACCTTACGGATAAGGGTATCTTTATCACCAACCCTAACCCGGGTTTTTCCATCTGCAGCAGTTTCATAATGGCCTTCTTCATATTTCTCTGAAAAGCCTTCTTTCCATTCATAAATATCGCTCCACTCAGTGGCGGTAACTTCACTTCCAGGCGAATCTTTCCATTTATCCAATAATTTATAGGTATCGATACTATTGGTATAGAAGCGGTAAGGGCTGTTCAACAGGTTACTGACATTCAGTTTTACTTTCAGTTTTTTATCCTGTAAAAAGTTATAGCTTAATTGAGCATCCAACTGACCGCGCGGGCGTTCATACTCTACGATATCCGGACTCATTCCTATGGAAAAGGTTTTATAGCCCATGTGGTTAAATGCTACGTTGGCGCCTAAACGCTCTCCATCATACTGCAGCCCAATATTGTACAGCACTGGTACCTGACCATATAATGGTCTTTTTTCTTTCTGGAATGATTTCGTACGGTATTCATAGTTTCTGCCGATATTATCTTCTGCCATACTCTTTCCCCTAAATTCACTGGCCTGTACCTGAGAACTTTGGAACGTAAGGTTACCACTCAGGTAGATATTATCCAGAAATTTCCAACCGGGCTTCACAAATCCCAGGCTCTTGCGCAGATCAAATTCCCAGCCGTTAACCTTTGCCCATTCGGAGTTCTGGGTGAGCATATATATCCGCATGCCGGCATCTGGTTGGGTGCGGTACAATTCCACCGGTTTATCAAAGTACTTATAGAAATAACCAAAGGAGATGACTTCACCTGGTTTAGGATACCATTCCACGCGCACATCATAATGATCTATCAGCGTGGATAATACCCCTTCATTACGACGGAAGGCACCTATCGCCGGGTCGAAACGTATCATGCGGGAATTTTCGATCAGTGCAGGCCTTACTACTGACTGTGAATAAGCTGCTCTTATGTTGAAATCCCTGAGGGGCGTTGCTGTCAGGCTGGCTGAAGGCAGGTAACGCCATGCTTTTTCTTCTGTTTCAGGATTGGTAAAAGGCGTTACTATCTTCCCGGTTTCTGGATCTACATACCGGCGTTTTTCGCCCTGTTCAATGAGGGTGGAGATAGCCAGATCATTTGTACCATTTTTCAGTCTTTCGTATTTATAATATTCTGCCCGTACACCCCATACCAGCCGGAGCCAGTTGGTAAAACGGTTATCCAGCATAGCATATACAGCCTGATTGGTATTCTTTCCCTGATATTCGCTGCGGGAAAAAGAGGCAGGATAGTACATCAGGCTTTTCAACGGATCTTTGAAATCCAGATACTGGCCCCATTCCTGTACCGGCACATAGGGATATACGGCGCCAGCAGTCTTTGCAGCACCAATAGGTAATACCATCCAGTCGTAGGTACCTTCCCGCTGCATGTATTGGTATCCGGATTTAACTACCTGCTTCTGTCCGAGTACGTTGAAGTGATAGCTCAAGGCACCTTCTGCTATTTTATTGGTTTCCTCATAGAAATACCGGGCCCTGTTAAACGTTCCTCCACCGGGATTGGTAATGGCGCTGGGAACTACATTATATACAATACCATTGGGAGTACCTACAGGCCCCAGCCATGCCTCCACAGCATCTTTTTCCAGATTGGTGAGTCTATTCTGAGAAAGATTCCAGTCCAGGCGGAAAGCACCAAAGGTGTGTTCACCGTTGATGCGGTGTTGCAACAGGTCAATGAACTTAGGGCGATCATATTCGCGGATAGCGGCATACTCACCATAACCGATTTCATTACCCCAACCTACTATACGGGAGAACTGGTTATTGAGTACCCGGGAATAGAAATTACGTACCGTAATCTTGTGATGCTTTGTACTCCATCCCAAATTCAGCAATGCCCCCCAGGTGGTATTAAAATTATACTGGTTGGCAAAAGTAGGTTCCACTTCTTCTCCTGTTGCTACATTATAGGTACGATTAGTAAGCTTTTCCCAGTTACCCCGTTCGAAATGCGGAATATCATCAATAGACTGTTCATTACGGTAGCTGAGGGAACCAACAAAACCCAGGCGGCTGTTGCGGAGCTGATAGCTACGTCCCAGGCTGAATTGGTAACTCTGACCAGGGAGTGCTTTATAGGCTCTTGTGCCCATGCGCTCCAGGCCTCCGATTTTTTTATTCTGCTCCGCTATCATCGCCGGTGTTATCGGGGTAATACCCGGAGATGGTATGGCATTAGGCTTTGTGGGAATATAGTTTTGACCATCAAATGTCAGCAGCTCATCCGGGAAATGCTCTCTCGAACCATCATCAAAGCCCAGGTAATCATGTTTACCCCGGCCATAACCCAGAAATTCCCGGCCTGTACTACCACTAATATATTTTCCGCCAAAACTTAAGGTGGTGAAGTTGTTGTTGGGAATAGCCAAGGTATTGATCTGTATCAGTCCACCACCAAAACCAAATGACATATCCGGTGTGGAGGTTTTGGATACAATCACATTATCAATCAGGTTACTGGGTACGATATCAAATTCAAAATCACGTACCTGTACATCCGTACTGGGTAAAATGGCGCCATCCATCATCGCCAGGTTATACCGCTCAGCGATTCCCCGTACTACCACCCGGCGGTTATCATTGGTACTGATACCTGAAATCCGTTTGAGTGTTTCACCGATATTTTTATCAGGTAATGCCGCTATCTGTTCACTGCTGATACCATTGGAAATACCCGCTTCATTCTTCTGGCGGGCATAATGTCCTTCTATAGATGCTTTGCTGTAGGAACTGGAAATAACTACTGTATTCAGTTTCTGGTTACCGCTTTTCAGCACAATATCAAGCGGCGTATTGGCATTGGCAGAAACAGTAACGCCGGTAATCTGTTTTGTCTGAAAACCGATGTAGCTTACTTCGATCGTATACGTTCCGGGAGAGAGTATAAAATGATAACTGCCATTCCCACTGCTTTGTACGGCCTGGTTCTGCTGCACGACTCTGATAGTAGCGCCGGGAAGCGGCTCTCCCCTTTCATCAATCGCTTTACCGGTAATACGGCCGGACTGCCGGGCAGATGGTGAGGTAGGCTGTTGCGTATCTGTACCCGTAGTGGTTGATTGCTCACTAATCATCACATGGTCGTTACGCTGGATATAGTGCAGGTTAGTTTGCTTCAATACCAGTTCTATGGCATTTTCTACGGTAATACTATTTTCGTTGATCGTTACTTTTACAGCGCTGTATTTGTTGATATCATTCCCATAAATGAACTTGAATCCGCTCTGTTGCTGGATGGCAGCCAAAGCCTCCTTTAGGGTACGACCGGATAGCTGTAATTTTATTTTTTCACTGCCCAGATTTTGGCTGTTAGCTATCAATGGCATCACCAAAGAAAGCAGGAGCATGACAATCGGGAAAAATACACATAGCCGTCCCGTTCGAACGGTCGTTCGTAATAATCCTGATAAGGATTTATTTTTTTGCATATTATTGTAAATGTTTTACAGATGAATTGTTTTTAGAGATGATGATTTGTAAAATCCGGGAGTCCCGGTGTTCGCTTGAAGCCATACAGACCGTCAAATCGTGGGGCTTTTTTGCAGACGAAAAGTGTCCGGCTTCCCGCAGGACACTTTTTTTGTGGGGTACATTTACCTGTTCATGATGGTGGTTTTTGTGGTTCGTTTTTTAGTGTTTGTTCATTGATTGGATGGTGAATATTTTTCCATCGTGCGTGTACTTGTAGGTGAATTTACCTACGAACCCAAGCATGTCAAGTATATCTGTAACAGGTTCATTGGCGGAAAAGGTACCACTCACTATATTTCCCGAAATATTTGCCTCTTTAAAAATCACCTCTATACCATACCTCCGCTCCAATTCAATCGCCACCTGACCCATCGTCATGTCAGTAAAAACCAGTCCACCAGCTTTCCATGCTGTTATACCGTTTACATCGAATTCTCTGCGTGTAGCCTTCCCCGTTTTCGGATTGTAGGTTACTTTCAGACCGGGTGTCAGTAAAGCCAGTGCTGTTGCTTTTTCTTCCTGTATAGCACTTACACTCACTTTACCAGTGATC
Coding sequences within:
- a CDS encoding helix-turn-helix domain-containing protein — encoded protein: MSAINNYKDISGFLTASAIDIKMRFKDFVIFQWEDVKVYNCLSDIPYRKHFFEITFQQEGHPVKLDHYHFSGEGNKLFFVNPYRLQACDADETSSFNGFTILFTPEFLHIAATGSYKQQEVFLSNYFNHPEMVLTNDAADAFMALFKKMQEEYEEEHNLFSRAIIQHYLQILLLLAQKYAGTDPATGAATNRPQEIYNVFMNLVQQHSLQQSGVKWYADQMHLTIRHLSATIKNISGRTALQVIHNARIHHAKSLLRQTSLTISEIADALHVENPDYFSAFFKKHAGINPLKYRQS
- a CDS encoding Fic family protein; amino-acid sequence: MFIYQLKEWPDFQWDSEIISASLGEVRHKQGRLLGQMENLGFSLREEALLQTLTTDVLKSSEIEGEILDHDQVRSSIARRLGIEVAGLIPADRAVDGVVEMMLDATQHYDTALTDERLFGWHAALFPTGYSGIHKIVVGTWRNNSKDDPMQVVSGGMGREKIHFQAPDSDILQKEMNLFLNWFNTHEKIDPVIKAAIAHLWFVTLHPFDDGNGRIARAITDMQLARADKSLYRFYSMSAQIRIERKAYYDILEKTQKDTLDITTWLIWFLSCLDRAVSAADTILAAVIKKAKFWEHPATLTVNERQRLMLNKLLDGFHGKLTSSKWAVIAKTSQDTAVRDIQDLIERGLLVKEAAGGRSTSYVLNEDI
- a CDS encoding NAD(P)-dependent oxidoreductase, giving the protein MENKAKDAGALTVIGLGPMGRAMAAAYLHKGYQVTVWNRTPEKAAQLIEKGVVLAPDITAAVKANELLIISLTEYATMYSVLEPAKAELKGKTIVNMSSDSPGTVAAAADWAANLGAYFLSGGIMVPPPYIGQEGPEIYTFYSGKKTIFDRYQAVLSVMTATDFRGEDPRLAMLYYQGLLDYMYASVAGLLHAIALMQSAGITAAAFEPYLHNFMQFMPVLLAESATSRETDERTYSGAENNMVMLRAGTEHVLKASREAGINTTLPEMIFNLSDAAVAQGFGKSGINSLIEVLRKPVM
- a CDS encoding TonB-dependent receptor, whose translation is MQKNKSLSGLLRTTVRTGRLCVFFPIVMLLLSLVMPLIANSQNLGSEKIKLQLSGRTLKEALAAIQQQSGFKFIYGNDINKYSAVKVTINENSITVENAIELVLKQTNLHYIQRNDHVMISEQSTTTGTDTQQPTSPSARQSGRITGKAIDERGEPLPGATIRVVQQNQAVQSSGNGSYHFILSPGTYTIEVSYIGFQTKQITGVTVSANANTPLDIVLKSGNQKLNTVVISSSYSKASIEGHYARQKNEAGISNGISSEQIAALPDKNIGETLKRISGISTNDNRRVVVRGIAERYNLAMMDGAILPSTDVQVRDFEFDIVPSNLIDNVIVSKTSTPDMSFGFGGGLIQINTLAIPNNNFTTLSFGGKYISGSTGREFLGYGRGKHDYLGFDDGSREHFPDELLTFDGQNYIPTKPNAIPSPGITPITPAMIAEQNKKIGGLERMGTRAYKALPGQSYQFSLGRSYQLRNSRLGFVGSLSYRNEQSIDDIPHFERGNWEKLTNRTYNVATGEEVEPTFANQYNFNTTWGALLNLGWSTKHHKITVRNFYSRVLNNQFSRIVGWGNEIGYGEYAAIREYDRPKFIDLLQHRINGEHTFGAFRLDWNLSQNRLTNLEKDAVEAWLGPVGTPNGIVYNVVPSAITNPGGGTFNRARYFYEETNKIAEGALSYHFNVLGQKQVVKSGYQYMQREGTYDWMVLPIGAAKTAGAVYPYVPVQEWGQYLDFKDPLKSLMYYPASFSRSEYQGKNTNQAVYAMLDNRFTNWLRLVWGVRAEYYKYERLKNGTNDLAISTLIEQGEKRRYVDPETGKIVTPFTNPETEEKAWRYLPSASLTATPLRDFNIRAAYSQSVVRPALIENSRMIRFDPAIGAFRRNEGVLSTLIDHYDVRVEWYPKPGEVISFGYFYKYFDKPVELYRTQPDAGMRIYMLTQNSEWAKVNGWEFDLRKSLGFVKPGWKFLDNIYLSGNLTFQSSQVQASEFRGKSMAEDNIGRNYEYRTKSFQKEKRPLYGQVPVLYNIGLQYDGERLGANVAFNHMGYKTFSIGMSPDIVEYERPRGQLDAQLSYNFLQDKKLKVKLNVSNLLNSPYRFYTNSIDTYKLLDKWKDSPGSEVTATEWSDIYEWKEGFSEKYEEGHYETAADGKTRVRVGDKDTLIRKVGASFSLSVSYSF
- a CDS encoding DUF1801 domain-containing protein, whose product is MKALDNFYLKLDEPIRATFLALQEIIMSVDKDITHELKYGMPFFCYKGKMFCYCWTHKKYLQPYIGIVEGKHFEQSFLIQEKRSRMKIMLIDPAKDLPVKRIKSIIQQALQLYKSGIINIKKH